The following are from one region of the Patescibacteria group bacterium genome:
- a CDS encoding GNAT family N-acetyltransferase — MFKISLKILHRNLGKKYLSEYKILDQKFRESVEADRGDLAIGEEQLRLGLRVNILVYCKGEPVGFVRLDLRSQPPLIGDLYVEPKFRGKEVVLDQTPWLENESGYKIWQYLIKAAFIIARRAGYKEVGSYIHNESGERLRRWRLIQMPKWELEVGKVDKPSKLLNLIMI; from the coding sequence ATGTTTAAGATCTCACTCAAAATCCTACATCGTAATTTAGGAAAAAAGTATCTCTCAGAATACAAGATACTCGATCAAAAGTTCAGAGAATCCGTCGAAGCTGATCGTGGAGATTTAGCAATCGGAGAAGAACAATTGAGACTTGGGTTAAGAGTGAACATATTGGTATATTGCAAAGGTGAACCTGTAGGATTTGTCAGATTAGATCTGCGTAGTCAACCACCACTCATAGGTGATCTCTATGTTGAACCAAAATTCCGAGGCAAAGAAGTGGTTTTAGACCAAACTCCTTGGTTAGAGAATGAAAGCGGATATAAAATCTGGCAGTATCTTATAAAAGCCGCGTTCATTATTGCCAGAAGAGCAGGTTACAAAGAAGTTGGGAGCTATATCCACAATGAATCTGGAGAGCGTTTAAGACGATGGCGTCTCATCCAAATGCCTAAATGGGAATTAGAGGTCGGAAAAGTGGACAAACCATCGAAACTCTTAAACCTTATTATGATCTAA
- a CDS encoding signal peptidase I → MKKKKVLKVVLNVGLIVALLVSITPSILVLYSFLFSLAGADRIFMPVIGYSMAPALMNGDTILIKKGTEGIQVGDIISFKVDSIPVTIVHRVVDIGENPILTFRTKGDANERPDKGKITADQVVGKVVHIVPTRLLMTSYILFASILMPAILILVRIFYCFSKKNTATKRFEYPILNSTTIILMTILALSGSRLLILLILAPMF, encoded by the coding sequence ATGAAAAAGAAAAAAGTGTTGAAAGTAGTTCTAAATGTGGGGCTGATAGTGGCATTATTGGTATCGATTACACCGTCCATTCTTGTACTCTATTCCTTCTTATTTTCCTTAGCGGGTGCTGACCGTATCTTTATGCCGGTAATAGGATACAGTATGGCCCCGGCGTTGATGAATGGCGATACAATATTAATAAAAAAAGGCACAGAAGGCATCCAAGTCGGAGACATAATCTCCTTCAAAGTAGACTCGATACCAGTAACGATTGTTCACAGGGTAGTGGATATAGGGGAAAATCCAATCCTCACATTTCGGACAAAAGGAGATGCTAATGAAAGACCAGACAAGGGGAAAATAACAGCGGATCAGGTGGTAGGTAAAGTAGTACATATTGTACCAACACGTTTGCTTATGACGTCATATATATTATTTGCATCAATCTTAATGCCAGCTATCCTAATATTGGTAAGAATATTTTACTGCTTCTCTAAAAAAAATACTGCGACTAAGAGATTTGAATATCCAATACTGAACTCGACTACTATAATTTTAATGACGATTCTTGCACTCTCTGGAAGTAGGCTATTAATTCTACTAATATTGGCCCCAATGTTTTGA
- a CDS encoding DUF362 domain-containing protein has product MGKVVKVKFEKSLKDSILRAVNQIGGFKKFIEPADVVLLKPNFNTADPFPASSDPEFLKVVVELVYDCKPKVVMIGDSSTMKSNTRKVMEELGIFELEKMERPPRIYIFDERGWVKKEIPGAKFLKKVSVTEFLDQVDKLILLPCLKTHFQAQFTGSLKLSVGFIKPLQRIHLHLRRIQEKIAELNKIINPDLIIMDARKCFINRGPSEGEVGESDLILASTDRVALDVEGIKIIQSFENNSLKNIDPWEIPQIKRAVEFGIGQKPIK; this is encoded by the coding sequence ATGGGAAAAGTGGTGAAAGTAAAATTTGAGAAAAGTTTAAAGGATTCAATATTGAGGGCGGTGAATCAAATTGGCGGTTTTAAAAAATTTATTGAGCCCGCCGATGTGGTCTTGTTGAAACCAAATTTTAATACCGCCGATCCTTTTCCTGCTTCTTCTGACCCTGAATTTTTAAAAGTCGTGGTTGAGTTAGTTTATGACTGCAAACCTAAAGTGGTAATGATTGGTGATTCTTCCACCATGAAATCGAATACTCGTAAGGTAATGGAAGAACTTGGAATTTTTGAGCTAGAAAAGATGGAAAGACCCCCTCGGATTTATATTTTTGACGAGAGAGGGTGGGTTAAAAAAGAAATTCCTGGAGCTAAATTTTTGAAAAAAGTCTCGGTAACCGAATTTTTAGATCAAGTGGATAAGTTAATTCTTCTTCCTTGTTTGAAAACTCACTTTCAAGCTCAATTTACAGGAAGCTTAAAACTTTCTGTTGGTTTTATAAAACCTCTTCAACGGATTCACCTTCATCTTAGACGCATTCAAGAAAAAATAGCCGAATTAAACAAAATCATTAATCCTGATTTAATCATTATGGATGCCAGGAAATGTTTTATTAATAGGGGACCATCAGAAGGGGAGGTTGGAGAATCTGATTTAATTTTGGCCTCAACTGACAGGGTTGCTCTGGATGTAGAGGGCATTAAAATAATTCAAAGCTTTGAAAATAATTCGCTCAAGAATATCGATCCCTGGGAGATACCTCAAATTAAAAGAGCAGTAGAATTCGGTATCGGCCAAAAACCAATAAAATAA
- a CDS encoding peptidoglycan-binding protein, translated as MKKIITILLGVSVLFGLLSIPVLAEETNTSSVQELIQALQQQIEQLKTQIQALVTQIESLRQAKLEIKETEKEIKVTLKLIRQLRIGMSGEDIELLQEILATDLDVYPEGLVTGYFGQLTRNAVKRFQKIAGIEQVGVVGPKTLARINELLVEGAGESGKVPPGLLIAQGIRKKLDFEPKPLPGQELPPGIAKKLGEIPAPDTTAPLISELSAIDTTTTSAKITWVTNEEADSKVWYDTVTPLVVTDLTPVESSSELVLEHEIALSDLTPDTTYYYLVSSADEAGNYEISIEETFSTLSEELTEEEQACIDSGGTVSTSLCCEATNDFPNLCLVGPCGCAPENSHQVKICDCGLEKCFDGEECVAIESE; from the coding sequence ATGAAAAAAATTATTACTATCCTTTTGGGTGTAAGTGTTTTGTTTGGTTTGTTGTCTATACCCGTTTTAGCAGAAGAGACAAATACTTCTTCGGTACAAGAGCTTATTCAAGCATTGCAACAACAAATAGAACAATTAAAGACGCAGATACAAGCATTAGTGACACAGATAGAATCATTAAGACAGGCAAAGTTGGAAATAAAGGAAACAGAAAAAGAGATTAAAGTAACTCTAAAGTTAATTAGACAACTGCGAATAGGTATGAGCGGGGAAGATATCGAGTTGTTACAAGAGATATTGGCAACAGACCTAGATGTTTATCCTGAAGGATTGGTTACGGGATATTTTGGTCAGCTAACAAGAAATGCGGTAAAAAGATTTCAGAAGATAGCAGGAATTGAGCAGGTCGGAGTGGTCGGGCCAAAAACACTAGCTAGAATAAACGAGTTGCTTGTAGAAGGTGCCGGTGAGTCTGGTAAGGTGCCACCTGGTCTTTTAATTGCCCAGGGAATTAGAAAAAAGCTTGATTTCGAACCAAAGCCCTTACCCGGACAAGAGCTTCCTCCTGGTATTGCTAAGAAGCTAGGAGAAATACCTGCTCCAGATACTACAGCACCCCTTATTTCAGAACTTAGTGCTATAGATACCACTACAACATCAGCGAAAATTACCTGGGTTACTAATGAAGAAGCAGATAGCAAGGTCTGGTACGATACAGTAACTCCGCTTGTTGTAACGGATTTAACCCCTGTGGAAAGCTCTTCTGAGTTAGTATTAGAACATGAAATTGCGCTCTCTGATTTGACTCCAGATACTACCTACTATTATCTAGTAAGCTCTGCTGATGAGGCAGGTAATTATGAGATCAGCATTGAGGAAACATTCAGTACACTTTCTGAAGAGTTAACCGAGGAAGAGCAAGCTTGTATAGATTCTGGGGGGACAGTATCAACCTCATTGTGCTGTGAAGCAACTAATGATTTTCCCAACCTATGTCTTGTTGGGCCTTGTGGTTGCGCACCAGAAAACAGTCATCAGGTAAAAATTTGTGATTGTGGGCTCGAGAAGTGCTTTGATGGAGAGGAGTGCGTAGCTATTGAAAGCGAATAG
- a CDS encoding helix-turn-helix domain-containing protein, whose protein sequence is MDHLFTIKEVAKYLKVSERSVLRYIESGRLRASRIGQWRIKRRDLEKFLKENSNKKHTENI, encoded by the coding sequence ATGGATCATCTCTTTACTATTAAAGAAGTAGCAAAATATCTCAAGGTCAGCGAAAGATCTGTTTTGCGTTATATCGAATCTGGCCGACTTCGAGCTTCTCGCATTGGCCAGTGGCGTATTAAGAGGAGAGATTTAGAAAAATTTTTAAAAGAAAACTCAAATAAAAAACACACAGAAAATATATGA
- a CDS encoding N-6 DNA methylase produces the protein MKKRITEQSLYPEISKLLKANGFDNISAIGIRHGYFDFECFYNSKRFIAEIKIGTGRYLKNLLRGITQAWGYCQKVKGDGILVIEYPAQIRTPLFIKPEIVRHLTTESKVNAIFLSDFFNESFSSVKASELFPRLKFSIDEFLATKETKTSFKLVIETLRTGIGIISEILRAQRTKKEISELIDIVVGRFDLFLGLGQIEKTKKAIENLQLAAIDLIPYLLSNQILFYRVFSETTGKIEKLDEGKITSIESLRGYFKKITDINYKAIYSVDLASRLPNQKEIVAEVREIIKAINILKPEFVSHDLLGRLYHELLPPTTRKVLAAFYTNPIAADILAGLTIDKWDNTVIDPACGSGTLLVAAYKRKFNLYKQKKQDNSSLQLKNLHKKFVEEQITGIDIMPFASHLTAVNLAAQNPNAITNKVRVGCQDSLELQSRLSSPEFTKEGIPIEPFQTLAQFTIFGKEKVLERAGAVGLEGGKGEKFILKPLDIVLMNPPFSDRHKMPKEYKEHLKDFQHLIKICGNQINFWGFFLALADYLLKEKGRMGLVIPINIARGEATQQIRDYILKNYYTQYILKTTREIAFSEGAAFRDILFITQKRKPKPKDLTGIIFLKKSIRDLSDIDARNLIKEIKSINPKAGYQYSCEEFEIEFIEHKKLLENKYNLMYFLAFSALKRKRVIDNFLAQCKQFKDKMIKIEKDWLQYGFPDYPAGLSQIVFLIRPSDKSREKRAFLLLREENNNISFQIKSIPKFRYRIDKNKTVPALKTITGIKSISLNEKHDYLIQSDFKDSDSIIKFSNWNKKRKFDWNFVKDKSEHTKTNLAIPRRFNLYSDNTHLLAVYSDTKFVPTNKFLIFKIDNPKKSKILSLYLNSILYLVQLFLNKSETTGQLIEIMQPDLALIDVINVDRLSENERKSLLKTFDKITNVEFPSIIEQLEKRFPARVELDKNILQTLGFSDAQIEEWLPKVYDALVEELKATKEMR, from the coding sequence ATGAAGAAAAGGATAACGGAACAAAGCCTATATCCTGAAATATCAAAGCTACTAAAAGCAAATGGTTTTGACAACATCTCTGCTATAGGGATTAGACATGGCTATTTTGATTTTGAGTGTTTCTACAATTCAAAAAGATTTATAGCCGAGATCAAAATAGGGACTGGAAGATATTTAAAGAATCTTTTACGGGGCATTACCCAGGCTTGGGGTTATTGTCAGAAGGTAAAAGGAGACGGTATTTTAGTCATAGAGTATCCGGCCCAAATAAGAACTCCATTATTTATAAAGCCCGAGATAGTAAGACACCTAACGACAGAAAGTAAAGTTAACGCAATTTTCCTCTCTGATTTTTTTAATGAGAGTTTTTCATCGGTAAAGGCTTCGGAGTTATTCCCAAGGCTTAAATTTTCCATAGATGAATTCCTGGCCACTAAAGAGACGAAAACATCATTTAAACTTGTTATCGAGACATTAAGAACTGGCATAGGTATAATTTCCGAGATTTTAAGAGCACAAAGAACCAAAAAGGAAATTAGTGAATTAATAGATATAGTGGTTGGAAGATTCGATTTATTCTTAGGTTTAGGACAAATAGAAAAGACTAAAAAGGCTATAGAGAACCTTCAACTTGCTGCTATTGATTTGATTCCCTATCTTCTCAGCAACCAAATACTTTTTTATCGTGTATTTTCTGAGACCACAGGAAAAATAGAAAAGTTAGATGAAGGTAAAATAACTTCTATCGAGAGCCTCAGGGGCTACTTCAAAAAAATTACTGACATTAATTATAAAGCGATTTATTCAGTAGATCTAGCTTCTAGATTACCAAATCAAAAAGAAATTGTAGCAGAGGTTAGAGAAATTATTAAAGCAATAAATATTCTAAAGCCAGAATTTGTAAGCCATGATTTATTGGGAAGACTTTATCACGAATTATTACCCCCAACTACAAGAAAAGTGTTAGCAGCTTTTTATACGAACCCTATAGCTGCAGACATTCTCGCCGGCTTAACAATTGATAAATGGGACAATACAGTCATTGACCCCGCCTGTGGTTCGGGAACGCTTTTAGTCGCCGCTTATAAGAGAAAATTTAATCTGTATAAACAAAAAAAACAGGACAATTCCTCTTTGCAATTGAAAAATCTTCATAAAAAATTTGTAGAAGAGCAAATAACAGGAATTGACATAATGCCATTCGCTTCTCATCTTACAGCTGTTAATCTTGCTGCTCAAAATCCTAATGCAATAACAAATAAAGTAAGGGTAGGCTGTCAGGACTCATTAGAGCTTCAAAGTAGATTATCAAGCCCAGAGTTTACCAAAGAGGGAATTCCTATTGAACCATTTCAGACTCTAGCCCAATTTACTATTTTTGGCAAAGAAAAAGTATTGGAGCGTGCTGGCGCTGTGGGGCTCGAAGGTGGGAAAGGAGAGAAATTTATATTAAAGCCTCTAGATATAGTTTTAATGAATCCGCCATTTTCCGATAGACACAAGATGCCAAAAGAATACAAAGAACATTTAAAAGATTTCCAGCATTTAATAAAAATATGCGGCAATCAAATAAATTTCTGGGGATTCTTCTTGGCACTTGCAGATTATTTATTAAAAGAAAAAGGAAGGATGGGATTAGTTATTCCGATAAATATAGCTCGAGGAGAAGCCACTCAGCAAATAAGGGATTATATCCTTAAGAATTATTACACTCAATATATTCTGAAAACAACTCGAGAGATAGCTTTTAGTGAAGGCGCCGCATTTAGAGACATACTCTTCATTACCCAAAAGAGGAAACCGAAACCCAAAGATTTAACAGGAATAATATTTCTCAAAAAATCTATAAGAGATTTATCAGATATAGATGCAAGAAATCTGATTAAAGAAATAAAGAGTATTAATCCAAAAGCAGGTTATCAGTATTCGTGTGAGGAATTTGAAATTGAATTCATAGAACATAAGAAGTTACTAGAAAACAAGTATAATTTAATGTATTTTTTAGCCTTTTCGGCATTAAAACGGAAGAGAGTTATCGATAACTTTTTAGCTCAATGCAAACAATTTAAAGATAAAATGATTAAAATTGAAAAAGACTGGTTGCAATACGGTTTCCCAGATTACCCCGCAGGCTTAAGCCAGATAGTGTTTTTAATAAGACCCTCTGATAAAAGCAGGGAAAAAAGAGCCTTTCTTCTTTTAAGGGAAGAAAATAATAATATTTCATTTCAAATTAAATCCATACCTAAGTTTAGATATAGAATAGATAAGAATAAAACCGTTCCTGCATTGAAAACTATCACAGGAATAAAATCCATTTCATTAAACGAGAAACATGATTATTTAATACAATCAGATTTTAAGGATTCTGATTCTATAATTAAATTTTCAAATTGGAATAAAAAAAGGAAATTCGACTGGAATTTTGTAAAAGATAAGTCTGAGCATACGAAAACCAATTTAGCTATTCCCCGGAGATTTAATTTGTATTCTGACAACACTCATCTTTTAGCAGTTTATTCTGATACAAAATTTGTTCCAACCAATAAATTTCTGATATTTAAGATTGATAACCCTAAAAAGAGTAAAATCTTATCATTATATCTTAATAGCATTCTCTATTTGGTTCAGTTGTTTTTAAATAAAAGTGAGACCACAGGACAGCTTATTGAAATAATGCAGCCAGATTTGGCGCTTATTGATGTTATTAATGTTGATAGATTAAGCGAAAACGAAAGGAAATCGTTATTAAAAACCTTTGACAAAATAACAAATGTAGAATTCCCTTCTATTATTGAACAATTAGAAAAGAGATTCCCAGCAAGAGTTGAATTGGATAAAAATATATTACAAACTTTAGGATTTTCTGATGCACAGATTGAAGAATGGTTACCTAAAGTTTATGACGCTTTAGTAGAAGAATTAAAAGCTACGAAAGAAATGAGATAG